One region of Carya illinoinensis cultivar Pawnee chromosome 8, C.illinoinensisPawnee_v1, whole genome shotgun sequence genomic DNA includes:
- the LOC122318954 gene encoding ABC transporter B family member 4-like isoform X3, which translates to MEMENGLNVGTTTTHEGAELKNNVEKAENNSPNVIGDREDFEKSTGGDHQNSKTVPFLKLFSFADSTDVFLMIAGTMGAIGNGSGLPLITVFFGEMINSLGSTTDIVPLVSKVCLKIVYLGIGVGAGGFIQVACWMITGERQTARIRGLYLKAILRQDVAFFDNETNTGEVVGRMSGDTVLIQDAMGEKVGKFLQLMSTFIGGFVVAFSKGWLLTLVMLASFPLLVATGALMSMVIAKTASRGQAAYANAANVVEQTISSIRTVVSFNGEKQAVMNYERFLKTDYKAGVHEGLVSGLGFAAFKLVVFGSFAMAVWFGSKLILNKGYNGGDVLNVITAVLTGSASLGETSPCINAFVAGQSAAYKMFKTIERKPKIDTYSTKGKILDDIHGDIELRDVFFSYPARPNEQIFSGFSLYINRGTTSALVGQSGSGKSTVISLIERFYDPQAGEVMIDGINLKDFRLKWIRQKIGLVSQEPVLFASSIKDNIAYGKDGTTFEEIRVATELANAAKFIDKLPQGLDTVVGGHGMQLSGGQKQRIAIARAILKDPRILLLDEATSALDAESERIVQEALDRIMVNRTTVIVAHRLSTVRNADMIAVIQQGKIVEKGSHSELINNPNGAYSQLIHLKEVNKESEQASDDQNRSEITAESSRHSSLRYSQRMSHLRSISQGSSVNSCTFGLPIEVLIPDDTWTEPEEKFPKVLIRRLAYLNKQEIPILLLGAIAAILNGTLFPIFGMLLSKVIKSFYEPPHKLRKDTNFWSIIFVILGVVSFLAIPARAYLFSVAGCKLIQRVRLMCFEKLVHMEVGWFDKPEHSCGSIGARLSADAARVRALVGDSLGQILDVIASAVAGLVIAFVGSWQLAIIILALIPLIGINAYAQLKFMKGFSADAKMMYMEASQVANDAVGSIRTVASFCAEEKVMNLYISKCESPRKAGIKQGLITGTGYGTSFGLLFLAYATFFYAGAQLVQARKATSSDVFQPRESLKQAPWVQILAKPRMLFLPYLQ; encoded by the exons ATGGAGATGGAAAATGGCTTGAACGTCGGGACAACAACCACGCATGAGGGAGCCGAACTAAAAAACAACGTAGAAAAAGCTGAGAATAATAGCCCGAACGTGATCGGTGATCGAGAAGACTTCGAAAAGAGTACCGGAGGAGATCATCAGAATTCCAAAACTGTTCCATTTCTTAAGCTTTTCTCGTTTGCAGATTCCACTGATGTTTTCTTGATGATTGCTGGTACAATGGGTGCCATTGGAAATGGCTCAGGTCTGCCCCTTATAACTGTATTCTTCGGGGAAATGATTAATAGTTTGGGAAGTACTACAGATATTGTTCCTTTAGTTTCCAAG GTCTGTCTAAAAATAGTCTACCTGGGCATTGGGGTTGGTGCCGGAGGATTCATCC AGGTGGCTTGTTGGATGATCACAGGGGAGAGACAAACTGCGAGAATACGGGGTTTGTACTTGAAGGCTATTTTGAGACAAGATGTGGCTTTTTTCGATAATGAAACGAACACTGGAGAGGTGGTTGGGAGGATGTCTGGTGACACTGTTCTGATACAAGATGCCATGGGTGAGAAG GTTGGGAAATTTCTGCAGCTGATGTCAACATTCATTGGAGGTTTTGTTGTGGCATTTTCCAAAGGCTGGCTTCTTACCCTTGTCATGTTGGCCTCATTTCCTCTTCTTGTGGCAACTGGTGCTCTTATGTCAATGGTCATAGCTAAGACAGCTTCCCGTGGACAAGCTGCTTATGCAAATGCAGCAAATGTGGTTGAACAAACAATCAGTTCAATCAGAACA GTGGTATCATTTAATGGGGAGAAACAAGCCGTAATGAACTATGAAAGGTTCCTAAAAACAGATTACAAAGCTGGTGTTCATGAAGGCTTGGTTTCAGGGTTAGGTTTTGCCGCCTTTAAGTTAGTAGTATTTGGCAGCTTTGCTATGGCAGTATGGTTTGGATCGAAATTGATACTGAATAAAGGATACAATGGGGGTGATGTGCTGAATGTGATTACGGCTGTATTGACTGGATCTGC GTCCCTAGGCGAGACATCTCCCTGCATAAATGCCTTTGTTGCGGGTCAATCTGCTGCATATAAGATGTTTAAGACTATTGAGAGGAAGCCAAAGATAGATACGTATAGCACAAAGGGAAAGATTTTGGATGATATTCACGGAGATATTGAGTTGAGAGATGTCTTTTTCAGTTATCCAGCCAGACCCAACGAGCAAATATTCAGTGGATTCTCTCTTTATATCAATAGAGGCACAACTTCAGCTTTGGTTGGACAAAGTGGAAGTGGGAAGTCAACAGTGATAAGTCTAATAGAGAGATTCTATGATCCACAGGCTGGAGAAGTTATGATAGATGGCATTAACCTCAAAGATTTCCGTCTTAAATGGATTAGGCAGAAAATTGGTCTTGTTAGCCAAGAACCTGTGTTGTTTGCATCCAGCATTAAGGATAATATTGCATATGGAAAGGATGGTACAACCTTTGAAGAGATAAGAGTTGCCACTGAACTTGCAAATGCTGctaaatttattgataaattGCCTCAG GGACTAGATACCGTGGTTGGTGGGCATGGAATGCAGCTATCTGGTGGTCAGAAGCAGAGAATTGCCATTGCAAGAGCAATTCTAAAAGACCCACGAATTTTACTTCTGGATGAAGCTACAAGTGCACTTGATGCAGAATCTGAGAGAATTGTGCAGGAGGCATTGGACAGGATCATGGTCAATCGAACTACCGTTATTGTTGCCCATCGTTTGAGTACAGTCAGAAATGCTGATATGATTGCAGTCATTCAACAAGGAAAGATAGTTGAAAAGG GATCACACTCGGAACTAATCAACAATCCTAATGGAGCATACTCGCAACTCATACACTTGAAAGAAGTAAACAAGGAGTCCGAACAGGCATCAGACGATCAAAACAGATCAGAAATTACTGCTGAATCTTCTAGACACTCAAGTCTGAGATACAGTCAAAGAATGTCACACCTAAGATCTATAAGTCAGGGATCATCGGTTAATAGTTGCACCTTTGGATTGCCCATAGAAGTCCTCATCCCTGATGATACGTGGACAGAACCAGAAGAAAAGTTTCCAAAGGTCTTAATCCGCCGTCTCGCCTACCTTAACAAGCAAGAGATTCCTATTCTTCTTCTTGGGGCTATAGCTGCAATCCTAAATGGCACATTATTTCCTATATTTGGTATGCTGCTCTCCAAGGTAATCAAATCATTTTACGAACCACCTCATAAACTGAGAAAGGACACAAATTTTTGGTCAATTATTTTTGTGATCCTTGGTGTGGTATCGTTTCTTGCAATTCCAGCACGAGCATACCTTTTTTCTGTGGCCGGGTGCAAGTTAATTCAACGTGTTAGATTGATGTGTTTTGAGAAGTTGGTTCACATGGAGGTTGGTTGGTTTGATAAGCCTGAGCACTCATGTGGCTCGATTGGTGCTAGGCTTTCAGCAGATGCTGCTAGAGTGCGAGCTCTTGTTGGAGATTCACTTGGTCAGATTCTTGATGTTATTGCTTCAGCAGTTGCAGGTTTAGTCATTGCATTTGTTGGAAGTTGGCAGTTGGCAATTATTATCCTTGCATTGATTCCTCTGATTGGTATCAATGCATATGCTCAATTAAAGTTCATGAAAGGATTCAGTGCAGATGCAAAG ATGATGTACATGGAAGCAAGCCAAGTTGCCAATGATGCAGTTGGGAGCATAAGAACAGTCGCTTCTTTTTGTGCTGAAGAGAAGGTGATGAATTTATACATAAGCAAATGCGAAAGCCCAAGGAAGGCTGGAATAAAGCAAGGCTTGATCACTGGAACAGGATATGGGACATCTTTTGGCTTGTTGTTTCTTGCCTATGCTACCTTTTTCTATGCAGGAGCTCAATTGGTTCAAGCAAGGAAAGCAACATCCTCAGATGTTTTCCAA CCACGGGAGTCTCTCAAACAAGCTCCATGGGTCCAGATACTGGCAAAGCCAAGAATGCTGTTTCTTCCATATTTGCAATAA
- the LOC122318954 gene encoding ABC transporter B family member 4-like isoform X1, giving the protein MEMENGLNVGTTTTHEGAELKNNVEKAENNSPNVIGDREDFEKSTGGDHQNSKTVPFLKLFSFADSTDVFLMIAGTMGAIGNGSGLPLITVFFGEMINSLGSTTDIVPLVSKVCLKIVYLGIGVGAGGFIQVACWMITGERQTARIRGLYLKAILRQDVAFFDNETNTGEVVGRMSGDTVLIQDAMGEKVGKFLQLMSTFIGGFVVAFSKGWLLTLVMLASFPLLVATGALMSMVIAKTASRGQAAYANAANVVEQTISSIRTVVSFNGEKQAVMNYERFLKTDYKAGVHEGLVSGLGFAAFKLVVFGSFAMAVWFGSKLILNKGYNGGDVLNVITAVLTGSASLGETSPCINAFVAGQSAAYKMFKTIERKPKIDTYSTKGKILDDIHGDIELRDVFFSYPARPNEQIFSGFSLYINRGTTSALVGQSGSGKSTVISLIERFYDPQAGEVMIDGINLKDFRLKWIRQKIGLVSQEPVLFASSIKDNIAYGKDGTTFEEIRVATELANAAKFIDKLPQGLDTVVGGHGMQLSGGQKQRIAIARAILKDPRILLLDEATSALDAESERIVQEALDRIMVNRTTVIVAHRLSTVRNADMIAVIQQGKIVEKGSHSELINNPNGAYSQLIHLKEVNKESEQASDDQNRSEITAESSRHSSLRYSQRMSHLRSISQGSSVNSCTFGLPIEVLIPDDTWTEPEEKFPKVLIRRLAYLNKQEIPILLLGAIAAILNGTLFPIFGMLLSKVIKSFYEPPHKLRKDTNFWSIIFVILGVVSFLAIPARAYLFSVAGCKLIQRVRLMCFEKLVHMEVGWFDKPEHSCGSIGARLSADAARVRALVGDSLGQILDVIASAVAGLVIAFVGSWQLAIIILALIPLIGINAYAQLKFMKGFSADAKMMYMEASQVANDAVGSIRTVASFCAEEKVMNLYISKCESPRKAGIKQGLITGTGYGTSFGLLFLAYATFFYAGAQLVQARKATSSDVFQVFFALTLAATGVSQTSSMGPDTGKAKNAVSSIFAIIDQQSKIDASDESGITLDNFKGEIEFLHVSFKYPCRPDVQIFHDFSLTIHSNKTIALVGESGSGKSTVISLLQRFYDPDSGHIKLDGIEIQKFQVKWLRQQMGLVSQEPVLFNDTIRANISYGKEEGNATETEIIDVAELANAHSFISGLQKGYDTIVGERGVQLSGGQKQRVAIARAMIKSPKILLLDEATSALDAESEKVVQDALNIIRVNRTTVVVAHRLSTIKNADVIAVFKNGVIVEKGRHENLIKNKDGFYASLVSIHTSTNASTA; this is encoded by the exons ATGGAGATGGAAAATGGCTTGAACGTCGGGACAACAACCACGCATGAGGGAGCCGAACTAAAAAACAACGTAGAAAAAGCTGAGAATAATAGCCCGAACGTGATCGGTGATCGAGAAGACTTCGAAAAGAGTACCGGAGGAGATCATCAGAATTCCAAAACTGTTCCATTTCTTAAGCTTTTCTCGTTTGCAGATTCCACTGATGTTTTCTTGATGATTGCTGGTACAATGGGTGCCATTGGAAATGGCTCAGGTCTGCCCCTTATAACTGTATTCTTCGGGGAAATGATTAATAGTTTGGGAAGTACTACAGATATTGTTCCTTTAGTTTCCAAG GTCTGTCTAAAAATAGTCTACCTGGGCATTGGGGTTGGTGCCGGAGGATTCATCC AGGTGGCTTGTTGGATGATCACAGGGGAGAGACAAACTGCGAGAATACGGGGTTTGTACTTGAAGGCTATTTTGAGACAAGATGTGGCTTTTTTCGATAATGAAACGAACACTGGAGAGGTGGTTGGGAGGATGTCTGGTGACACTGTTCTGATACAAGATGCCATGGGTGAGAAG GTTGGGAAATTTCTGCAGCTGATGTCAACATTCATTGGAGGTTTTGTTGTGGCATTTTCCAAAGGCTGGCTTCTTACCCTTGTCATGTTGGCCTCATTTCCTCTTCTTGTGGCAACTGGTGCTCTTATGTCAATGGTCATAGCTAAGACAGCTTCCCGTGGACAAGCTGCTTATGCAAATGCAGCAAATGTGGTTGAACAAACAATCAGTTCAATCAGAACA GTGGTATCATTTAATGGGGAGAAACAAGCCGTAATGAACTATGAAAGGTTCCTAAAAACAGATTACAAAGCTGGTGTTCATGAAGGCTTGGTTTCAGGGTTAGGTTTTGCCGCCTTTAAGTTAGTAGTATTTGGCAGCTTTGCTATGGCAGTATGGTTTGGATCGAAATTGATACTGAATAAAGGATACAATGGGGGTGATGTGCTGAATGTGATTACGGCTGTATTGACTGGATCTGC GTCCCTAGGCGAGACATCTCCCTGCATAAATGCCTTTGTTGCGGGTCAATCTGCTGCATATAAGATGTTTAAGACTATTGAGAGGAAGCCAAAGATAGATACGTATAGCACAAAGGGAAAGATTTTGGATGATATTCACGGAGATATTGAGTTGAGAGATGTCTTTTTCAGTTATCCAGCCAGACCCAACGAGCAAATATTCAGTGGATTCTCTCTTTATATCAATAGAGGCACAACTTCAGCTTTGGTTGGACAAAGTGGAAGTGGGAAGTCAACAGTGATAAGTCTAATAGAGAGATTCTATGATCCACAGGCTGGAGAAGTTATGATAGATGGCATTAACCTCAAAGATTTCCGTCTTAAATGGATTAGGCAGAAAATTGGTCTTGTTAGCCAAGAACCTGTGTTGTTTGCATCCAGCATTAAGGATAATATTGCATATGGAAAGGATGGTACAACCTTTGAAGAGATAAGAGTTGCCACTGAACTTGCAAATGCTGctaaatttattgataaattGCCTCAG GGACTAGATACCGTGGTTGGTGGGCATGGAATGCAGCTATCTGGTGGTCAGAAGCAGAGAATTGCCATTGCAAGAGCAATTCTAAAAGACCCACGAATTTTACTTCTGGATGAAGCTACAAGTGCACTTGATGCAGAATCTGAGAGAATTGTGCAGGAGGCATTGGACAGGATCATGGTCAATCGAACTACCGTTATTGTTGCCCATCGTTTGAGTACAGTCAGAAATGCTGATATGATTGCAGTCATTCAACAAGGAAAGATAGTTGAAAAGG GATCACACTCGGAACTAATCAACAATCCTAATGGAGCATACTCGCAACTCATACACTTGAAAGAAGTAAACAAGGAGTCCGAACAGGCATCAGACGATCAAAACAGATCAGAAATTACTGCTGAATCTTCTAGACACTCAAGTCTGAGATACAGTCAAAGAATGTCACACCTAAGATCTATAAGTCAGGGATCATCGGTTAATAGTTGCACCTTTGGATTGCCCATAGAAGTCCTCATCCCTGATGATACGTGGACAGAACCAGAAGAAAAGTTTCCAAAGGTCTTAATCCGCCGTCTCGCCTACCTTAACAAGCAAGAGATTCCTATTCTTCTTCTTGGGGCTATAGCTGCAATCCTAAATGGCACATTATTTCCTATATTTGGTATGCTGCTCTCCAAGGTAATCAAATCATTTTACGAACCACCTCATAAACTGAGAAAGGACACAAATTTTTGGTCAATTATTTTTGTGATCCTTGGTGTGGTATCGTTTCTTGCAATTCCAGCACGAGCATACCTTTTTTCTGTGGCCGGGTGCAAGTTAATTCAACGTGTTAGATTGATGTGTTTTGAGAAGTTGGTTCACATGGAGGTTGGTTGGTTTGATAAGCCTGAGCACTCATGTGGCTCGATTGGTGCTAGGCTTTCAGCAGATGCTGCTAGAGTGCGAGCTCTTGTTGGAGATTCACTTGGTCAGATTCTTGATGTTATTGCTTCAGCAGTTGCAGGTTTAGTCATTGCATTTGTTGGAAGTTGGCAGTTGGCAATTATTATCCTTGCATTGATTCCTCTGATTGGTATCAATGCATATGCTCAATTAAAGTTCATGAAAGGATTCAGTGCAGATGCAAAG ATGATGTACATGGAAGCAAGCCAAGTTGCCAATGATGCAGTTGGGAGCATAAGAACAGTCGCTTCTTTTTGTGCTGAAGAGAAGGTGATGAATTTATACATAAGCAAATGCGAAAGCCCAAGGAAGGCTGGAATAAAGCAAGGCTTGATCACTGGAACAGGATATGGGACATCTTTTGGCTTGTTGTTTCTTGCCTATGCTACCTTTTTCTATGCAGGAGCTCAATTGGTTCAAGCAAGGAAAGCAACATCCTCAGATGTTTTCCAA GTTTTCTTTGCTTTGACCTTGGCAGCCACGGGAGTCTCTCAAACAAGCTCCATGGGTCCAGATACTGGCAAAGCCAAGAATGCTGTTTCTTCCATATTTGCAATAATAGACCAGCAATCGAAGATAGATGCAAGTGATGAGTCTGGTATAACTTTAGACAATTTCAAGGGAGAAATTGAGTTTCTTCATGTAAGCTTTAAGTATCCATGCAGGCCAGATGTTCAGATTTTCCATGACTTCAGCTTGACTATCCATTCTAACAAG acAATTGCCTTGGTTGGAGAAAGTGGGAGTGGGAAATCCACAGTCATTTCATTGCTGCAAAGGTTTTATGATCCTGATTCTGGTCATATTAAACTTGATggaattgaaattcaaaagttTCAAGTGAAGTGGCTGAGGCAGCAAATGGGTCTCGTGAGTCAAGAACCAGTTTTGTTTAATGACACTATTCGTGCCAACATTTCATATGGAAAGGAAGAAGGAAATGCAACAGAGACAGAAATTATAGACGTAGCAGAGTTGGCAAATGCTCATAGCTTCATTAGTGGCTTACAAAAG GGTTATGATACAATAGTAGGAGAGCGTGGAGTCCAGTTGTCCGGTGGGCAGAAGCAACGAGTAGCCATTGCACGAGCCATGATTAAAAGTCCGAAGATATTACTGTTAGATGAGGCTACCAGTGCACTGGATGCCGAGTCTGAAAAAGTGGTTCAAGATGCATTAAACATAATTAGGGTTAACAGGACTACGGTGGTGGTGGCTCATCGATTATCCACAATCAAGAATGCTGATGTAATCGCAGTTTTTAAAAATGGAGTTATTGTAGAGAAAGGGAGACATGAGAATTTGATTAAAAACAAGGATGGCTTTTATGCCTCATTGGTTTCAATTCACACCAGTACTAATGCTTCAActgcctag
- the LOC122318954 gene encoding ABC transporter B family member 4-like isoform X2: protein MITGERQTARIRGLYLKAILRQDVAFFDNETNTGEVVGRMSGDTVLIQDAMGEKVGKFLQLMSTFIGGFVVAFSKGWLLTLVMLASFPLLVATGALMSMVIAKTASRGQAAYANAANVVEQTISSIRTVVSFNGEKQAVMNYERFLKTDYKAGVHEGLVSGLGFAAFKLVVFGSFAMAVWFGSKLILNKGYNGGDVLNVITAVLTGSASLGETSPCINAFVAGQSAAYKMFKTIERKPKIDTYSTKGKILDDIHGDIELRDVFFSYPARPNEQIFSGFSLYINRGTTSALVGQSGSGKSTVISLIERFYDPQAGEVMIDGINLKDFRLKWIRQKIGLVSQEPVLFASSIKDNIAYGKDGTTFEEIRVATELANAAKFIDKLPQGLDTVVGGHGMQLSGGQKQRIAIARAILKDPRILLLDEATSALDAESERIVQEALDRIMVNRTTVIVAHRLSTVRNADMIAVIQQGKIVEKGSHSELINNPNGAYSQLIHLKEVNKESEQASDDQNRSEITAESSRHSSLRYSQRMSHLRSISQGSSVNSCTFGLPIEVLIPDDTWTEPEEKFPKVLIRRLAYLNKQEIPILLLGAIAAILNGTLFPIFGMLLSKVIKSFYEPPHKLRKDTNFWSIIFVILGVVSFLAIPARAYLFSVAGCKLIQRVRLMCFEKLVHMEVGWFDKPEHSCGSIGARLSADAARVRALVGDSLGQILDVIASAVAGLVIAFVGSWQLAIIILALIPLIGINAYAQLKFMKGFSADAKMMYMEASQVANDAVGSIRTVASFCAEEKVMNLYISKCESPRKAGIKQGLITGTGYGTSFGLLFLAYATFFYAGAQLVQARKATSSDVFQVFFALTLAATGVSQTSSMGPDTGKAKNAVSSIFAIIDQQSKIDASDESGITLDNFKGEIEFLHVSFKYPCRPDVQIFHDFSLTIHSNKTIALVGESGSGKSTVISLLQRFYDPDSGHIKLDGIEIQKFQVKWLRQQMGLVSQEPVLFNDTIRANISYGKEEGNATETEIIDVAELANAHSFISGLQKGYDTIVGERGVQLSGGQKQRVAIARAMIKSPKILLLDEATSALDAESEKVVQDALNIIRVNRTTVVVAHRLSTIKNADVIAVFKNGVIVEKGRHENLIKNKDGFYASLVSIHTSTNASTA from the exons ATGATCACAGGGGAGAGACAAACTGCGAGAATACGGGGTTTGTACTTGAAGGCTATTTTGAGACAAGATGTGGCTTTTTTCGATAATGAAACGAACACTGGAGAGGTGGTTGGGAGGATGTCTGGTGACACTGTTCTGATACAAGATGCCATGGGTGAGAAG GTTGGGAAATTTCTGCAGCTGATGTCAACATTCATTGGAGGTTTTGTTGTGGCATTTTCCAAAGGCTGGCTTCTTACCCTTGTCATGTTGGCCTCATTTCCTCTTCTTGTGGCAACTGGTGCTCTTATGTCAATGGTCATAGCTAAGACAGCTTCCCGTGGACAAGCTGCTTATGCAAATGCAGCAAATGTGGTTGAACAAACAATCAGTTCAATCAGAACA GTGGTATCATTTAATGGGGAGAAACAAGCCGTAATGAACTATGAAAGGTTCCTAAAAACAGATTACAAAGCTGGTGTTCATGAAGGCTTGGTTTCAGGGTTAGGTTTTGCCGCCTTTAAGTTAGTAGTATTTGGCAGCTTTGCTATGGCAGTATGGTTTGGATCGAAATTGATACTGAATAAAGGATACAATGGGGGTGATGTGCTGAATGTGATTACGGCTGTATTGACTGGATCTGC GTCCCTAGGCGAGACATCTCCCTGCATAAATGCCTTTGTTGCGGGTCAATCTGCTGCATATAAGATGTTTAAGACTATTGAGAGGAAGCCAAAGATAGATACGTATAGCACAAAGGGAAAGATTTTGGATGATATTCACGGAGATATTGAGTTGAGAGATGTCTTTTTCAGTTATCCAGCCAGACCCAACGAGCAAATATTCAGTGGATTCTCTCTTTATATCAATAGAGGCACAACTTCAGCTTTGGTTGGACAAAGTGGAAGTGGGAAGTCAACAGTGATAAGTCTAATAGAGAGATTCTATGATCCACAGGCTGGAGAAGTTATGATAGATGGCATTAACCTCAAAGATTTCCGTCTTAAATGGATTAGGCAGAAAATTGGTCTTGTTAGCCAAGAACCTGTGTTGTTTGCATCCAGCATTAAGGATAATATTGCATATGGAAAGGATGGTACAACCTTTGAAGAGATAAGAGTTGCCACTGAACTTGCAAATGCTGctaaatttattgataaattGCCTCAG GGACTAGATACCGTGGTTGGTGGGCATGGAATGCAGCTATCTGGTGGTCAGAAGCAGAGAATTGCCATTGCAAGAGCAATTCTAAAAGACCCACGAATTTTACTTCTGGATGAAGCTACAAGTGCACTTGATGCAGAATCTGAGAGAATTGTGCAGGAGGCATTGGACAGGATCATGGTCAATCGAACTACCGTTATTGTTGCCCATCGTTTGAGTACAGTCAGAAATGCTGATATGATTGCAGTCATTCAACAAGGAAAGATAGTTGAAAAGG GATCACACTCGGAACTAATCAACAATCCTAATGGAGCATACTCGCAACTCATACACTTGAAAGAAGTAAACAAGGAGTCCGAACAGGCATCAGACGATCAAAACAGATCAGAAATTACTGCTGAATCTTCTAGACACTCAAGTCTGAGATACAGTCAAAGAATGTCACACCTAAGATCTATAAGTCAGGGATCATCGGTTAATAGTTGCACCTTTGGATTGCCCATAGAAGTCCTCATCCCTGATGATACGTGGACAGAACCAGAAGAAAAGTTTCCAAAGGTCTTAATCCGCCGTCTCGCCTACCTTAACAAGCAAGAGATTCCTATTCTTCTTCTTGGGGCTATAGCTGCAATCCTAAATGGCACATTATTTCCTATATTTGGTATGCTGCTCTCCAAGGTAATCAAATCATTTTACGAACCACCTCATAAACTGAGAAAGGACACAAATTTTTGGTCAATTATTTTTGTGATCCTTGGTGTGGTATCGTTTCTTGCAATTCCAGCACGAGCATACCTTTTTTCTGTGGCCGGGTGCAAGTTAATTCAACGTGTTAGATTGATGTGTTTTGAGAAGTTGGTTCACATGGAGGTTGGTTGGTTTGATAAGCCTGAGCACTCATGTGGCTCGATTGGTGCTAGGCTTTCAGCAGATGCTGCTAGAGTGCGAGCTCTTGTTGGAGATTCACTTGGTCAGATTCTTGATGTTATTGCTTCAGCAGTTGCAGGTTTAGTCATTGCATTTGTTGGAAGTTGGCAGTTGGCAATTATTATCCTTGCATTGATTCCTCTGATTGGTATCAATGCATATGCTCAATTAAAGTTCATGAAAGGATTCAGTGCAGATGCAAAG ATGATGTACATGGAAGCAAGCCAAGTTGCCAATGATGCAGTTGGGAGCATAAGAACAGTCGCTTCTTTTTGTGCTGAAGAGAAGGTGATGAATTTATACATAAGCAAATGCGAAAGCCCAAGGAAGGCTGGAATAAAGCAAGGCTTGATCACTGGAACAGGATATGGGACATCTTTTGGCTTGTTGTTTCTTGCCTATGCTACCTTTTTCTATGCAGGAGCTCAATTGGTTCAAGCAAGGAAAGCAACATCCTCAGATGTTTTCCAA GTTTTCTTTGCTTTGACCTTGGCAGCCACGGGAGTCTCTCAAACAAGCTCCATGGGTCCAGATACTGGCAAAGCCAAGAATGCTGTTTCTTCCATATTTGCAATAATAGACCAGCAATCGAAGATAGATGCAAGTGATGAGTCTGGTATAACTTTAGACAATTTCAAGGGAGAAATTGAGTTTCTTCATGTAAGCTTTAAGTATCCATGCAGGCCAGATGTTCAGATTTTCCATGACTTCAGCTTGACTATCCATTCTAACAAG acAATTGCCTTGGTTGGAGAAAGTGGGAGTGGGAAATCCACAGTCATTTCATTGCTGCAAAGGTTTTATGATCCTGATTCTGGTCATATTAAACTTGATggaattgaaattcaaaagttTCAAGTGAAGTGGCTGAGGCAGCAAATGGGTCTCGTGAGTCAAGAACCAGTTTTGTTTAATGACACTATTCGTGCCAACATTTCATATGGAAAGGAAGAAGGAAATGCAACAGAGACAGAAATTATAGACGTAGCAGAGTTGGCAAATGCTCATAGCTTCATTAGTGGCTTACAAAAG GGTTATGATACAATAGTAGGAGAGCGTGGAGTCCAGTTGTCCGGTGGGCAGAAGCAACGAGTAGCCATTGCACGAGCCATGATTAAAAGTCCGAAGATATTACTGTTAGATGAGGCTACCAGTGCACTGGATGCCGAGTCTGAAAAAGTGGTTCAAGATGCATTAAACATAATTAGGGTTAACAGGACTACGGTGGTGGTGGCTCATCGATTATCCACAATCAAGAATGCTGATGTAATCGCAGTTTTTAAAAATGGAGTTATTGTAGAGAAAGGGAGACATGAGAATTTGATTAAAAACAAGGATGGCTTTTATGCCTCATTGGTTTCAATTCACACCAGTACTAATGCTTCAActgcctag